Proteins from a genomic interval of Trifolium pratense cultivar HEN17-A07 linkage group LG6, ARS_RC_1.1, whole genome shotgun sequence:
- the LOC123889707 gene encoding protein BPS1, chloroplastic-like yields MSRPQDPPRSFFPFGNPFRMISPKGTTLSPQLLAVLSAFEATLEERLKKLIPKSKDEVVSLSWMASAMQALCESHNDIKTLMTDLELPVTDWEEKWMDVYLDISVKLLDICIAFSSELSRLNQGHLLLQCTLHHLGSSSSDQLFLACSSLDGWRQHVSSKNPRIEKCGSILDNLVRSSDLPKVKKSAKGKVLMQAIYGVKVLTVFVCSVFATAFSGSTKNLIDMDVADVYSWAPTFKGLQNLVNEETRVRFSSGRITVLNELEAVDSSVRELYPIIQGVVETIDTKSHAKTVEKLGRATENFSQGLDLLVKEVDGFFQVVLSGRDALLSNLRSAVTVNGDILGSNGGAQAVN; encoded by the coding sequence ATGAGTCGTCCACAGGATCCACCCAGATCGTTTTTCCCCTTTGGAAATCCTTTCCGGATGATATCACCTAAAGGCACTACGTTATCTCCGCAACTGCTGGCTGTTTTATCTGCCTTTGAGGCTACTTTGGAAGAGAGGCTGAAAAAGCTTATTCCCAAAAGCAAGGATGAAGTCGTCAGCTTGTCTTGGATGGCTTCGGCTATGCAGGCACTTTGTGAAAGTCACAATGACATTAAAACTCTCATGACAGACCTTGAGCTTCCTGTGACTGATTGGGAAGAGAAATGGATGGATGTGTACTTGGACATTAGTGTGAAGTTGCTGGATATATGCATTGCATTTAGCTCCGAGTTATCACGTCTGAACCAGGGCCATCTTTTACTTCAGTGCACGTTGCACCATTTAGGCTCCTCCTCATCAGATCAGCTTTTCCTGGCATGTTCTTCACTTGATGGTTGGAGGCAGCATGTTAGTTCAAAAAACCCTAGAATTGAAAAATGTGGCAGCATTTTGGATAATCTGGTGAGGTCATCTGATCTTCCAAAGGTTAAAAAGTCGGCAAAAGGAAAGGTTTTGATGCAAGCTATTTATGGAGTAAAGGTGTTGACAGTTTTTGTGTGCAGTGTGTTTGCTACTGCTTTTTCAGGCTCTACAAAGAACTTGATTGATATGGATGTGGCTGATGTGTATTCTTGGGCTCCAACTTTTAAAGGTCTGCAGAATCTTGTAAATGAGGAAACTAGAGTTAGATTTTCTAGTGGGAGAATTACTGTATTGAACGAGTTGGAAGCAGTTGATTCGTCTGTGAGGGAATTATACCCTATTATCCAAGGTGTTGTAGAAACTATTGACACAAAATCACATGCGAAGACGGTTGAGAAATTAGGCAGAGCAACAGAGAATTTCTCCCAAGGACTAGATCTTCTTGTAAAGGAAGTTGATGGCTTTTTCCAAGTGGTCTTGTCTGGTCGTGATGCCTTGCTATCTAATCTGAGGTCAGCTGTAACTGTCAATGGCGACATCTTGGGGAGTAACGGAGGTGCACAAGCAGTCAATTGA
- the LOC123889015 gene encoding probable serine/threonine-protein kinase At1g01540 isoform X1 gives MSIFDGAFINTQLSKHTSIFGLRLWVVIGILIGVVIVFILFLISLCVVSRRRHRRTDDYKITGATPAKEIQEIVHIPGPHMLRRPAPAKVPEIHVDIGRQEHRVVVKSDRVSSGESKGTVGSGCETTSSFGSGSVGGIGPEVSHLGWGRWYTLRELEDATGGLCPENVLGEGGYGIVYHGVLTDGTKVAVKNLLNNKGQAEKEFKVEVEAIGRVRHKNLVRLLGYCVEGAYRYLYFFSSYKQKKNKSRLQILFVLNLDLRLGLCIVLLFCRMLVYEYVDNGNLEQWLHGDVGPVSPLTWEIRMNVILGTARGLAYLHEGLEPKVVHRDVKSSNILLDRQWNSKVSDFGLAKLLNSENSYVTTRVMGTFGYVAPEYACTGMLTEKSDVYSFGILIMEIITGRSPVDYGRPQGEVNLIEWLKTMVGNRKAEEVVDPKLPEMPSSKALKRALLIALRCVDPDATKRPKMGHVIHMLEADDLLFHNDRKTGGESSRSLHDFQQEHEDSNLDKRTDEGISVETEHGSARNNYQSTRGR, from the exons ATGTCGATCTTCGACGGAGCTTTCATCAACACACAGCTCTCCAAACACACATCGATCTTCGGTCTCCGTTTATGGGTTGTAATCGGAATCTTAATCGGCGTTGTAATCGTCTTCATCCTCTTCTTAATCTCCCTTTGTGTAGTTTCTCGCCGGCGCCACCGCCGTACCGACGACTACAAAATCACCGGAGCTACTCCAGCTAAAGAAATCCAAGAGATCGTGCATATTCCAGGACCCCACATGCTCCGGCGACCAGCTCCGGCGAAAGTACCGGAGATCCACGTGGATATTGGAAGACAAGAACACCGTGTGGTTGTTAAGTCAGATAGGGTTTCAAGTGGTGAGAGTAAAGGAACAGTTGGAAGTGGGTGTGAAACGACGTCGTCTTTTGGAAGTGGTAGTGTTGGTGGAATTGGACCTGAAGTATCACATCTTGGATGGGGAAGATGGTATACTTTGAGAGAGCTTGAAGATGCTACTGGTGGATTGTGTCCAGAGAATGTTCTTGGTGAAGGTGGTTATGGAATTGTTTATCATGGTGTTCTCACTGATGGTACTAAAGTTGCTGTCAAAAATCTCTTGAATAACAA GGGCCAAGCTGAAAAAGAATTCAAAGTCGAGGTAGAAGCAATTGGTCGAGTACGGCACAAAAATCTTGTTAGGTTGCTTGGATATTGTGTTGAAGGGGCCTACAggtacttatattttttttcttcttataaacaaaagaaaaataaatcgaGGCTacaaattttgtttgttttgaatttaGATTTAAGATTAGGATTATGTATAGTATTATTGTTTTGCAGGATGCTTGTGTATGAATATGTGGACAATGGCAATTTAGAACAGTGGTTGCATGGGGATGTTGGACCTGTTAGCCCTTTGACATGGGAAATACGCATGAACGTTATATTAGGAACAGCAAGAGG ATTGGCCTATCTTCACGAAGGTCTTGAACCTAAGGTTGTTCACCGAGATGTGAAATCAAGCAACATCCTCCTCGATCGCCAATGGAACTCCAAGGTTTCTGATTTCGGGCTTGCCAAGCTTTTGAATTCTGAGAATAGTTATGTCACGACTCGAGTAATGGGGACATTTGG TTATGTTGCACCAGAATATGCCTGCACGGGAATGCTTACCGAGAAGAGTGATGTTTATAGCTTTGGGATACTTATCATGGAGATAATTACTGGGAGAAGTCCTGTTGATTATGGTAGACCACAAGGAGAG GTTAATTTAATAGAGTGGTTGAAGACTATGGTTGGTAATCGAAAAGCTGAGGAAGTAGTCGATCCTAAGCTACCTGAGATGCCATCTTCAAAGGCTCTCAAACGTGCTCTATTAATTGCTCTTCGGTGTGTTGATCCTGATGCAACAAAGAGGCCTAAAATGGGACATGTCATTCACATGCTCGAGGCAGACGACCTGTTATTCCATAAT GATCGCAAAACTGGAGGAGAGTCTTCGCGATCCCTTCATGATTTTCAACAAGAGCACGAGGACTCAAATTTGGATAAGAGAACAGATGAAGGTATAAGTGTTGAAACTGAACATGGTAGTGCTAGAAATAATTATCAGTCTACTAGGGGGAGATGA
- the LOC123889015 gene encoding probable serine/threonine-protein kinase At1g01540 isoform X2 has protein sequence MSIFDGAFINTQLSKHTSIFGLRLWVVIGILIGVVIVFILFLISLCVVSRRRHRRTDDYKITGATPAKEIQEIVHIPGPHMLRRPAPAKVPEIHVDIGRQEHRVVVKSDRVSSGESKGTVGSGCETTSSFGSGSVGGIGPEVSHLGWGRWYTLRELEDATGGLCPENVLGEGGYGIVYHGVLTDGTKVAVKNLLNNKGQAEKEFKVEVEAIGRVRHKNLVRLLGYCVEGAYRMLVYEYVDNGNLEQWLHGDVGPVSPLTWEIRMNVILGTARGLAYLHEGLEPKVVHRDVKSSNILLDRQWNSKVSDFGLAKLLNSENSYVTTRVMGTFGYVAPEYACTGMLTEKSDVYSFGILIMEIITGRSPVDYGRPQGEVNLIEWLKTMVGNRKAEEVVDPKLPEMPSSKALKRALLIALRCVDPDATKRPKMGHVIHMLEADDLLFHNDRKTGGESSRSLHDFQQEHEDSNLDKRTDEGISVETEHGSARNNYQSTRGR, from the exons ATGTCGATCTTCGACGGAGCTTTCATCAACACACAGCTCTCCAAACACACATCGATCTTCGGTCTCCGTTTATGGGTTGTAATCGGAATCTTAATCGGCGTTGTAATCGTCTTCATCCTCTTCTTAATCTCCCTTTGTGTAGTTTCTCGCCGGCGCCACCGCCGTACCGACGACTACAAAATCACCGGAGCTACTCCAGCTAAAGAAATCCAAGAGATCGTGCATATTCCAGGACCCCACATGCTCCGGCGACCAGCTCCGGCGAAAGTACCGGAGATCCACGTGGATATTGGAAGACAAGAACACCGTGTGGTTGTTAAGTCAGATAGGGTTTCAAGTGGTGAGAGTAAAGGAACAGTTGGAAGTGGGTGTGAAACGACGTCGTCTTTTGGAAGTGGTAGTGTTGGTGGAATTGGACCTGAAGTATCACATCTTGGATGGGGAAGATGGTATACTTTGAGAGAGCTTGAAGATGCTACTGGTGGATTGTGTCCAGAGAATGTTCTTGGTGAAGGTGGTTATGGAATTGTTTATCATGGTGTTCTCACTGATGGTACTAAAGTTGCTGTCAAAAATCTCTTGAATAACAA GGGCCAAGCTGAAAAAGAATTCAAAGTCGAGGTAGAAGCAATTGGTCGAGTACGGCACAAAAATCTTGTTAGGTTGCTTGGATATTGTGTTGAAGGGGCCTACAg GATGCTTGTGTATGAATATGTGGACAATGGCAATTTAGAACAGTGGTTGCATGGGGATGTTGGACCTGTTAGCCCTTTGACATGGGAAATACGCATGAACGTTATATTAGGAACAGCAAGAGG ATTGGCCTATCTTCACGAAGGTCTTGAACCTAAGGTTGTTCACCGAGATGTGAAATCAAGCAACATCCTCCTCGATCGCCAATGGAACTCCAAGGTTTCTGATTTCGGGCTTGCCAAGCTTTTGAATTCTGAGAATAGTTATGTCACGACTCGAGTAATGGGGACATTTGG TTATGTTGCACCAGAATATGCCTGCACGGGAATGCTTACCGAGAAGAGTGATGTTTATAGCTTTGGGATACTTATCATGGAGATAATTACTGGGAGAAGTCCTGTTGATTATGGTAGACCACAAGGAGAG GTTAATTTAATAGAGTGGTTGAAGACTATGGTTGGTAATCGAAAAGCTGAGGAAGTAGTCGATCCTAAGCTACCTGAGATGCCATCTTCAAAGGCTCTCAAACGTGCTCTATTAATTGCTCTTCGGTGTGTTGATCCTGATGCAACAAAGAGGCCTAAAATGGGACATGTCATTCACATGCTCGAGGCAGACGACCTGTTATTCCATAAT GATCGCAAAACTGGAGGAGAGTCTTCGCGATCCCTTCATGATTTTCAACAAGAGCACGAGGACTCAAATTTGGATAAGAGAACAGATGAAGGTATAAGTGTTGAAACTGAACATGGTAGTGCTAGAAATAATTATCAGTCTACTAGGGGGAGATGA